The following proteins are co-located in the Tripterygium wilfordii isolate XIE 37 chromosome 2, ASM1340144v1, whole genome shotgun sequence genome:
- the LOC120007443 gene encoding uncharacterized protein At2g29880-like: protein MPEIEIKAKPHIESKLKLLKKDFSVVYDMVYGPSTSGFGWDPITKCVVAEAPIWEEYIKSHKRAANFRHKEIPHFEALYTIYGKDQANGSNAQDPTDVIEEMKNEEVINQSDDSGYVT, encoded by the exons ATGCCTGAGATAGAAATCAAGGCGAAGCCTCACATAGAGTCGAAGCTAAAACTATTGAAGAAGGACTTCTCGGTGGTATATGACATGGTCTATGGTCCGAGCACTAGTGGATTTGGTTGGGATCCAATTACAAAATGTGTTGTAGCTGAAGCTCCTATTTGGGAGGAGTACATAAAG AGTCATAAACGGGCAGCTAATTTCAGGCACAAAGAGATCCCGCATTTTGAGGCATTATACACCATTTATGGTAAGGATCAAGCTAATGGAAGTAATGCCCAAGATCCCACAGATGTCATCGaggaaatgaaaaatgaagaagTCATAAACCAAAGTGATGATAGCGGATATGTTACCTGA
- the LOC120007433 gene encoding uncharacterized protein LOC120007433: MNRVTFGNLWSMLKNLGGLKPTKNILVDEQVAIFLHILAHHVKNRVIEFRFKRSSETISQYFRRVLNVVICLHGELLKQPIPVPSNSTDQKWRWFKNCLGALDGTHIKVRVPVAEKARYLIVKVKFQSMCLVCADPT, translated from the exons ATGAATAGGGTGACTTTTGGAAATCTATGGTCTATGTTAAAGAATTTAGGAGGTCTAAAACCAACAAAAAACATATTGGTGGATGAACAAGTTGCAATATTCTTGCATATTTTGGCTCACCATGTCAAGAATAGGGTTATCGAGTTTAGATTTAAGCGATCTAGTGAGACTATTAGTCAATACTTTAGGAGGGTTTTGAACGTTGTCATTTGTCTACACGGGGAGCTATTGAAACAACCTATACCTGTGCCATCAAACTCAACAGATCAGAAATGGAGATGGTTTAAG AATTGTTTGGGTGCTTTAGATGGAACACATATCAAAGTAAGAGTACCAGTAGCGGAGAAAGCTAGGTACCTAATCGTAAAGGTGAAATTTCAATCAATGTGCTTGGTGTGTGCGGACCCGACATGA
- the LOC120017260 gene encoding putative protease Do-like 14 isoform X3: MGTGAGSKSHLLLRKRPKFRSNPENLYLDIETKRVALKVSPSVVSLVSYSGEEEIFQGSGTIIESDDNSGVILTSANLIRSTTDQHAIADDIKVVVYLLDGKLYRGQVVAHDLHFNIAAIKIQSDSLLPTANLRHLDDSVTISPSQLHIPEEKSFQLHAHSSSFNLIPGDTVIALGRYSISPHDLMAAPGKFSLDVCGYDCRELFRVTCRITRSGDGGPLVNRHGEVIGFNFYDLFLTPFMPINIAFKWWEHYKKYGYSTSNDVMDVFWNRELRRPWIGMEMTNLYAASLHILDKVIQKFPRIGKGVIVEEVIPGSSAETAGICPNDVIIECDGKSVQSFLELFEMMWDKVGGSVELVVIRGIEGDPLHLTMVVVEATPDEFYRWPRW, encoded by the exons ATGGGAACGGGAGCGGGATCCAAATCGCACCTATTACT TCGGAAGCGCCCAAAGTTTAGATCCAACCCCGAGAATTTGTACCTGGATATTGAGACCAAGAGAGTTGCTTTGAAAGTTTCTCCATCAGTCGTTAGTCTTGTATCTTACTCAG GTGAGGAGGAGATATTTCAAGGTTCTGGGACTATCATTGAAAGTGATGATAACAGTGGTGTCATATTAACTTCTGCCAATCTCATTAGGAGTACTACGGATCAACATGCCATAGCAGACGATATCAAG GTGGTTGTCTACCTATTAGATGGCAAATTATATCGAGGTCAAGTTGTCGCTCATGATCTTCATTTCAATATTGCTGCTATAAAGATTCAATCAGATTCTCTGCTACCAACTGCAAACTTGAGACATTTGGATGATTCTGTCACGATTAGTCCAAGCCAGCTTCACATCCCTGAGGAGAAGTCATTTCAGCTTCATGCACATTCAAGTTCATTTAATCTTATTCCTGGGGACACTGTAATTGCATTGGGCCGCTATTCTATTAGTCCACATGACCTTATGGCTGCTCCTGGTAAATTCAG TCTTGACGTTTGTGGATATGATTGCAGAGAGCTTTTCAGGGTCACTTGCAGGATCACAAGG AGTGGTGATGGGGGGCCACTTGTCAATCGGCATGGAGAAGTCATTGGATTCAATTTTTACGATCTGTTTTTGACTCCTTTTATGCCAATTAACATAGCTTTCAAGTGGTGGGAGCATTACAAGAAATATGG GTATTCAACAAGTAATGATGTAATGGATGTGTTTTGGAATAGGGAACTTCGTCGACCTTGGATTGGAATGGAAATGACTAACCTTTATGCTGCTAGTCTTCATATTCTGGATAAGGTTATCCAAAAGTTCCCTAGGATTGGCAAAGGCGTAATTGTCGAGGAG GTTATACCAGGGTCATCTGCGGAGACGGCTGGGATATGCCCCAACGATGTTATCATTGAGTGTGATGGAAAATCTGTTCAGAGTTTTCTGGAG TTGTTTGAGATGATGTGGGACAAGGTTGGGGGTTCTGTTGAGTTGGTCGTGATACGAGGGATTGAGGGTGATCCTTTACATCTAACTATGGTGGTTGTTGAGGCTACACCTGATGAATTCTACAG GTGGCCACGATGGTAG
- the LOC120017260 gene encoding putative protease Do-like 14 isoform X1 — MTRACPGEIMHTQAIERFNPWERERDPNRTYYSPDEYYYMSNFSRKRPKFRSNPENLYLDIETKRVALKVSPSVVSLVSYSGEEEIFQGSGTIIESDDNSGVILTSANLIRSTTDQHAIADDIKVVVYLLDGKLYRGQVVAHDLHFNIAAIKIQSDSLLPTANLRHLDDSVTISPSQLHIPEEKSFQLHAHSSSFNLIPGDTVIALGRYSISPHDLMAAPGKFSLDVCGYDCRELFRVTCRITRSGDGGPLVNRHGEVIGFNFYDLFLTPFMPINIAFKWWEHYKKYGYSTSNDVMDVFWNRELRRPWIGMEMTNLYAASLHILDKVIQKFPRIGKGVIVEEVIPGSSAETAGICPNDVIIECDGKSVQSFLELFEMMWDKVGGSVELVVIRGIEGDPLHLTMVVVEATPDEFYRWPRW; from the exons ATGACCCGCGCCTGCCCAG GTGAAATCATGCACACCCAAGCTATTGAGAGGTTCAACCCATGGGAACGGGAGCGGGATCCAAATCGCACCTATTACT CTCCTGACGAGTACTACTATATGTCAAACTTTAGTCGGAAGCGCCCAAAGTTTAGATCCAACCCCGAGAATTTGTACCTGGATATTGAGACCAAGAGAGTTGCTTTGAAAGTTTCTCCATCAGTCGTTAGTCTTGTATCTTACTCAG GTGAGGAGGAGATATTTCAAGGTTCTGGGACTATCATTGAAAGTGATGATAACAGTGGTGTCATATTAACTTCTGCCAATCTCATTAGGAGTACTACGGATCAACATGCCATAGCAGACGATATCAAG GTGGTTGTCTACCTATTAGATGGCAAATTATATCGAGGTCAAGTTGTCGCTCATGATCTTCATTTCAATATTGCTGCTATAAAGATTCAATCAGATTCTCTGCTACCAACTGCAAACTTGAGACATTTGGATGATTCTGTCACGATTAGTCCAAGCCAGCTTCACATCCCTGAGGAGAAGTCATTTCAGCTTCATGCACATTCAAGTTCATTTAATCTTATTCCTGGGGACACTGTAATTGCATTGGGCCGCTATTCTATTAGTCCACATGACCTTATGGCTGCTCCTGGTAAATTCAG TCTTGACGTTTGTGGATATGATTGCAGAGAGCTTTTCAGGGTCACTTGCAGGATCACAAGG AGTGGTGATGGGGGGCCACTTGTCAATCGGCATGGAGAAGTCATTGGATTCAATTTTTACGATCTGTTTTTGACTCCTTTTATGCCAATTAACATAGCTTTCAAGTGGTGGGAGCATTACAAGAAATATGG GTATTCAACAAGTAATGATGTAATGGATGTGTTTTGGAATAGGGAACTTCGTCGACCTTGGATTGGAATGGAAATGACTAACCTTTATGCTGCTAGTCTTCATATTCTGGATAAGGTTATCCAAAAGTTCCCTAGGATTGGCAAAGGCGTAATTGTCGAGGAG GTTATACCAGGGTCATCTGCGGAGACGGCTGGGATATGCCCCAACGATGTTATCATTGAGTGTGATGGAAAATCTGTTCAGAGTTTTCTGGAG TTGTTTGAGATGATGTGGGACAAGGTTGGGGGTTCTGTTGAGTTGGTCGTGATACGAGGGATTGAGGGTGATCCTTTACATCTAACTATGGTGGTTGTTGAGGCTACACCTGATGAATTCTACAG GTGGCCACGATGGTAG
- the LOC120017260 gene encoding putative protease Do-like 14 isoform X2, with translation MTRACPGEIMHTQAIERFNPWERERDPNRTYYSPDEYYYMSNFSRKRPKFRSNPENLYLDIETKRVALKVSPSVVSLVSYSGEEEIFQGSGTIIESDDNSGVILTSANLIRSTTDQHAIADDIKVVVYLLDGKLYRGQVVAHDLHFNIAAIKIQSDSLLPTANLRHLDDSVTISPSQLHIPEEKSFQLHAHSSSFNLIPGDTVIALGRYSISPHDLMAAPGKFSLDVCGYDCRELFRVTCRITRSGDGGPLVNRHGEVIGFNFYDLFLTPFMPINIAFKWWEHYKKYGELRRPWIGMEMTNLYAASLHILDKVIQKFPRIGKGVIVEEVIPGSSAETAGICPNDVIIECDGKSVQSFLELFEMMWDKVGGSVELVVIRGIEGDPLHLTMVVVEATPDEFYRWPRW, from the exons ATGACCCGCGCCTGCCCAG GTGAAATCATGCACACCCAAGCTATTGAGAGGTTCAACCCATGGGAACGGGAGCGGGATCCAAATCGCACCTATTACT CTCCTGACGAGTACTACTATATGTCAAACTTTAGTCGGAAGCGCCCAAAGTTTAGATCCAACCCCGAGAATTTGTACCTGGATATTGAGACCAAGAGAGTTGCTTTGAAAGTTTCTCCATCAGTCGTTAGTCTTGTATCTTACTCAG GTGAGGAGGAGATATTTCAAGGTTCTGGGACTATCATTGAAAGTGATGATAACAGTGGTGTCATATTAACTTCTGCCAATCTCATTAGGAGTACTACGGATCAACATGCCATAGCAGACGATATCAAG GTGGTTGTCTACCTATTAGATGGCAAATTATATCGAGGTCAAGTTGTCGCTCATGATCTTCATTTCAATATTGCTGCTATAAAGATTCAATCAGATTCTCTGCTACCAACTGCAAACTTGAGACATTTGGATGATTCTGTCACGATTAGTCCAAGCCAGCTTCACATCCCTGAGGAGAAGTCATTTCAGCTTCATGCACATTCAAGTTCATTTAATCTTATTCCTGGGGACACTGTAATTGCATTGGGCCGCTATTCTATTAGTCCACATGACCTTATGGCTGCTCCTGGTAAATTCAG TCTTGACGTTTGTGGATATGATTGCAGAGAGCTTTTCAGGGTCACTTGCAGGATCACAAGG AGTGGTGATGGGGGGCCACTTGTCAATCGGCATGGAGAAGTCATTGGATTCAATTTTTACGATCTGTTTTTGACTCCTTTTATGCCAATTAACATAGCTTTCAAGTGGTGGGAGCATTACAAGAAATATGG GGAACTTCGTCGACCTTGGATTGGAATGGAAATGACTAACCTTTATGCTGCTAGTCTTCATATTCTGGATAAGGTTATCCAAAAGTTCCCTAGGATTGGCAAAGGCGTAATTGTCGAGGAG GTTATACCAGGGTCATCTGCGGAGACGGCTGGGATATGCCCCAACGATGTTATCATTGAGTGTGATGGAAAATCTGTTCAGAGTTTTCTGGAG TTGTTTGAGATGATGTGGGACAAGGTTGGGGGTTCTGTTGAGTTGGTCGTGATACGAGGGATTGAGGGTGATCCTTTACATCTAACTATGGTGGTTGTTGAGGCTACACCTGATGAATTCTACAG GTGGCCACGATGGTAG